In Paractinoplanes brasiliensis, the following proteins share a genomic window:
- a CDS encoding methyltransferase family protein produces MTLQMLLLAGLLGLPGGRVWSAPGWLIAVSAGAIAVAAVVAVAGALRLGSGLTASPLPSPGAQLRTAGVYACVRHPIYSALLLGGAAVVVLSGRASRVWVWLALLGLLWLKTRLEERELTARFPGYRTYAAATPRLVPNPLRCWKRPA; encoded by the coding sequence GTGACGCTGCAAATGCTGCTGCTGGCCGGGCTGCTCGGACTGCCCGGAGGCCGTGTGTGGTCCGCGCCGGGATGGCTGATCGCCGTCTCGGCGGGGGCCATCGCCGTGGCCGCGGTTGTCGCCGTGGCCGGTGCTCTGCGGCTCGGCTCCGGCCTGACGGCCTCGCCGCTGCCCTCGCCCGGCGCCCAGTTGCGGACGGCCGGGGTGTATGCGTGCGTCCGTCACCCGATCTACAGCGCGCTGCTGCTCGGCGGGGCCGCAGTGGTGGTGCTGAGCGGCCGTGCGTCGCGGGTGTGGGTCTGGCTGGCGTTGCTGGGCTTGCTGTGGCTGAAGACGCGGCTGGAGGAACGGGAACTCACCGCGCGCTTCCCCGGCTACCGCACCTACGCCGCCGCCACCCCGCGACTGGTCCCCAACCCGCTGCGCTGCTGGAAGCGACCTGCCTGA
- a CDS encoding sulfite exporter TauE/SafE family protein codes for MTLFAAAGLGLVIGVILGGLGGGGAILTVPALVYLLGQSPQNATTSSLIIVGATAIAGAAGHARAGNVRWRTGLTFGVTGIAAAVAGSFANRHVPPRILLLGFAGLMVVTAAGMLVQPRRGERAQPPPATTRPVTGRSAGTVEQTHDAEGTRTRTTVKIVAAGLVVGFLTGFLGVGGGFVIVPALVLVLDLPMPAAVGTSLVIIAINSLASLAARSGYEHVDWATTVPFALAAMAAGSAGKKAAAHVPEKIATRAFAVLILLVAAYTIVRTVSVS; via the coding sequence ATGACACTGTTCGCCGCGGCCGGGCTCGGCCTGGTCATCGGCGTCATCCTCGGCGGACTCGGCGGTGGCGGCGCCATCCTCACCGTGCCGGCGCTGGTCTACCTGCTCGGACAGAGCCCGCAGAATGCCACCACCAGCAGCCTGATCATCGTCGGGGCCACCGCGATCGCCGGTGCCGCCGGGCACGCCCGAGCCGGGAACGTACGCTGGCGTACCGGCCTCACCTTCGGCGTCACCGGCATCGCCGCCGCCGTGGCCGGGTCGTTCGCCAACCGGCACGTACCGCCGCGCATCCTGCTTCTGGGGTTCGCCGGGCTCATGGTGGTCACCGCGGCCGGCATGCTCGTGCAGCCCCGCCGCGGCGAACGCGCTCAGCCGCCGCCGGCCACCACCCGACCGGTCACCGGCCGGTCGGCCGGCACCGTCGAGCAGACCCACGACGCGGAAGGGACCCGAACCCGGACCACCGTGAAGATCGTCGCCGCCGGGCTGGTGGTCGGCTTCCTGACCGGATTTCTCGGCGTGGGCGGCGGCTTCGTCATCGTGCCCGCGCTCGTGCTGGTCCTCGACCTGCCGATGCCCGCGGCGGTCGGCACCTCCTTGGTCATCATCGCGATCAACTCGCTCGCCTCGCTGGCGGCCCGCAGCGGCTACGAGCACGTCGACTGGGCGACCACCGTGCCGTTCGCGCTGGCCGCGATGGCGGCCGGCTCGGCCGGCAAGAAGGCCGCCGCCCATGTACCCGAGAAGATCGCCACCCGGGCCTTCGCCGTACTGATCCTGCTCGTCGCCGCCTACACGATCGTACGAACCGTCAGCGTTTCCTGA
- a CDS encoding SLAC1 anion channel family protein — MTFHLTNPATPAMEALPPIPASSHGLAHLPVSVFATVMGIGGTALAWQRTAAALDLSPLPGEVLAWTSLTVFAVVGVAYGTKAIRYPVAVRREWRHPVMLAFAATVPVSLLILAAALLSTSRSLSAVLWWAGAAVQLVLTLDVLRVWIADSRFEPGHVHPAWFIPVVGNLVVPLAGTTHAPAEISWFFFAIGLGYWIALLPIVLNRLFVNGPLPPRLAPTLAILVAPPAVAQLAWLRLGGTVTDPAARILLHLATFQALLLLVQAGALRRLPFTLSAWAYTFPLAALAGAFAGASRPGAAGYRTAAVLTLAVVSLLVAALSVRTVVAIHRRELCRREPSSPSPPRAEAGAQP; from the coding sequence ATGACCTTTCACCTCACCAACCCGGCGACCCCAGCCATGGAAGCGCTGCCCCCGATCCCCGCGAGTTCTCACGGTCTCGCCCATCTGCCGGTGAGCGTCTTCGCCACCGTGATGGGTATCGGTGGCACCGCGCTGGCGTGGCAACGCACGGCGGCCGCCCTCGACCTGTCCCCCCTTCCCGGAGAGGTCCTCGCCTGGACGTCGCTGACGGTCTTCGCGGTCGTCGGCGTCGCCTACGGCACAAAGGCGATCCGATACCCGGTGGCGGTGCGCCGGGAATGGCGGCACCCGGTAATGCTCGCGTTCGCCGCCACCGTCCCGGTGTCCCTGCTGATCCTGGCCGCAGCGCTGCTCAGCACGTCGCGGTCGCTGTCGGCGGTGCTGTGGTGGGCCGGAGCCGCCGTCCAGCTGGTCCTGACGCTGGACGTGCTCCGGGTGTGGATTGCCGACTCCCGCTTCGAACCCGGTCACGTGCATCCGGCCTGGTTCATCCCGGTCGTCGGCAACCTGGTCGTCCCGCTTGCCGGGACCACGCACGCTCCCGCCGAGATCTCCTGGTTCTTCTTCGCCATCGGCCTGGGCTACTGGATCGCGCTGTTGCCGATCGTGCTCAACCGGCTCTTCGTGAATGGCCCGTTACCGCCACGGCTGGCACCGACGCTGGCGATCCTGGTTGCTCCGCCGGCCGTCGCCCAGCTGGCCTGGCTCCGACTCGGCGGGACGGTCACCGATCCGGCGGCCCGGATCCTGCTGCACCTGGCAACCTTCCAGGCCCTCCTCCTGCTCGTGCAGGCCGGCGCCCTGCGCAGACTGCCGTTCACCCTGTCCGCCTGGGCGTACACGTTCCCGCTCGCCGCGCTCGCCGGCGCCTTCGCAGGCGCGTCACGGCCCGGCGCCGCTGGATACAGGACCGCCGCCGTCCTGACCCTGGCGGTGGTCAGCCTGTTGGTGGCTGCGCTGTCGGTCCGCACCGTGGTCGCCATCCACCGTCGGGAACTGTGCCGCCGGGAGCCGTCTTCTCCTTCCCCGCCTCGCGCCGAAGCCGGGGCACAGCCATGA
- a CDS encoding NAD(P)/FAD-dependent oxidoreductase, with product MSARRHEVVIVGGGAAGISVAARLRRAGVADVAVVEPSDVHYYQPLWTLVGAGQVPMGTTARSEAAVMPKGVTWIRHRATAVDPEAHTVTLADDSVLRYQQLVLAPGIQLNFDAIPGLAESVGRDGVASNYRPDLAPRTWDFISGAEPGTAVFVTPPGPIKCAGAPQKIAYLAADHWRRHGLLDRMRLIMVLPTAAMFSQPDWGEVLKKIAAGYGIEVRHNTELAEVDGPNRRAVLLDTATGTKEELEFQVLHTAPPQSAPDWIRDSALADPESPYGYLKVDKHTLRHPDWPDVFALGDAANLPTSKTGAAIRKQAPVVTTNVLAARRGTLGEARYDGYTSCPVVTAHNRMLLAEFDYTLTPRPSFPFLDTMRPRYDMYLLKRYGLPQLYWRGMLRGRA from the coding sequence ATGAGCGCCCGCCGGCACGAGGTTGTCATCGTCGGCGGTGGCGCCGCCGGCATCAGCGTCGCCGCCCGCCTGCGGCGCGCCGGTGTCGCCGACGTGGCGGTCGTCGAGCCCTCCGACGTGCACTACTACCAGCCACTGTGGACGCTGGTCGGCGCCGGCCAGGTCCCAATGGGCACGACGGCTCGCTCGGAAGCGGCCGTCATGCCCAAGGGCGTTACCTGGATCCGTCACCGCGCCACCGCCGTCGACCCCGAGGCGCACACAGTCACCCTGGCCGACGACAGTGTTCTCCGATACCAGCAGCTGGTCCTGGCCCCCGGGATCCAGCTCAACTTCGACGCGATCCCCGGCCTCGCCGAGTCCGTGGGCCGCGACGGGGTGGCCAGCAATTACCGCCCCGACCTCGCCCCGCGCACCTGGGACTTCATCAGTGGGGCCGAGCCCGGAACCGCTGTCTTCGTGACCCCGCCGGGCCCGATCAAGTGCGCGGGCGCCCCGCAGAAGATCGCCTACCTCGCCGCCGACCACTGGCGCCGCCACGGGCTGCTCGACCGGATGCGCCTGATCATGGTTTTGCCCACCGCCGCCATGTTCAGCCAGCCCGACTGGGGTGAGGTCCTCAAGAAGATCGCCGCCGGATACGGCATCGAAGTACGCCACAACACCGAACTCGCCGAGGTCGACGGCCCGAACCGGCGCGCCGTCCTGCTCGACACCGCGACCGGCACCAAGGAAGAACTCGAATTCCAGGTCCTGCACACCGCGCCACCGCAGAGCGCCCCCGACTGGATCCGCGACAGCGCGCTCGCCGACCCTGAGAGCCCGTACGGCTACCTCAAAGTCGACAAACACACACTGCGCCACCCGGACTGGCCCGACGTCTTCGCCCTCGGCGACGCGGCCAACCTGCCCACCTCCAAAACCGGGGCCGCCATCCGCAAACAGGCGCCGGTCGTCACCACCAATGTCCTGGCGGCCCGGCGCGGGACGCTCGGCGAGGCCCGCTACGACGGCTACACCTCGTGCCCGGTGGTGACCGCCCACAACCGGATGCTGCTCGCCGAGTTCGACTACACCCTTACGCCGCGGCCCAGCTTCCCGTTCCTCGACACCATGCGGCCCCGCTACGACATGTACCTGCTCAAACGGTACGGGCTCCCGCAGCTCTACTGGCGCGGCATGCTTCGCGGCCGCGCTTGA
- a CDS encoding peroxiredoxin: MTDNLSAGAPAALPRIGDHAPAFDADSTHGRVRLTDYAGRWLILFSHPADFTPVCTTEFIAFAELAADFAARDAALLGNSIDSVHSHLAWTRSIADKLGVRIPFPIIADLDMQVARAYGMLHPNTSQTAAVRAVFVIDPEQIVRAVLYYPMNAGRMIPEVLRLVDALQTSDRDGVSCPANWRPGDDVVLGAPTTQDELDARLADHDVKLTDWYLATRPDRGVDR; this comes from the coding sequence ATGACCGACAACCTCTCCGCCGGAGCCCCGGCCGCCCTGCCCCGCATCGGCGACCACGCCCCGGCGTTCGACGCCGACAGCACGCACGGCCGGGTTCGCCTGACCGACTATGCGGGACGGTGGCTGATCCTGTTCAGCCACCCGGCCGACTTCACCCCGGTCTGCACCACCGAGTTCATCGCCTTCGCCGAACTGGCCGCCGACTTCGCCGCCCGCGATGCCGCCCTGCTCGGCAACTCCATCGACTCCGTCCACAGCCACCTGGCCTGGACCCGGTCGATCGCCGACAAGCTCGGCGTCCGTATCCCGTTCCCGATCATCGCGGACCTCGACATGCAGGTGGCCCGCGCCTACGGCATGCTGCACCCGAACACTTCACAGACCGCCGCCGTACGCGCGGTGTTCGTCATCGACCCGGAGCAGATCGTCCGGGCAGTGCTGTACTACCCGATGAACGCCGGACGGATGATCCCCGAGGTCCTGCGCCTGGTCGATGCCCTGCAGACCTCCGACCGTGACGGCGTCTCGTGCCCGGCGAACTGGCGGCCGGGCGACGACGTCGTGCTCGGCGCGCCCACCACCCAGGACGAACTGGACGCCCGCCTCGCCGACCACGACGTCAAGCTCACCGACTGGTACCTGGCAACGCGTCCGGACCGGGGAGTCGATCGATGA
- a CDS encoding MBL fold metallo-hydrolase: MIFNQYYLDCLSQASYLIADETTGRAVVVDPRRDVAEYLTDAEAHGLTIEAVINTHFHADFIAGHLELAAKTGAWIGYGQRAEADYPIRKLADGERISLGDVTLQVLETPGHTPESISILVHEHAGDQVPYAVLTGDALFIGDVGRPDLLASLGHTAEQLGTMLYDSVQHKLMSLPDTVRVFPAHGAGSACGKNLSTERASTIGRQRATNYACAPMSAEQFLALVTEGQPAAPGYFVHDAVLNRREHPLFDLEKPPTPLALNEFRAEQANGAVVLDTRDAPDFAAGHLRGSLNVPADGRFAETAGTVVKPGDRILIVAAQDREEEIVTRLARIGLDNVAGYLREPEATFLTVPDLIDRASRLTVTELSAALAARRSLIVLDVRNPGEVAAGAVEGARRIPLAQLPARLAEIPTDRPVVVCCRSGYRSSVAASLLRRAGHPDVSDLLGGYLAWEAAHQPTTA, translated from the coding sequence GTGATCTTCAACCAGTACTACCTGGACTGCCTTTCCCAAGCGTCGTATCTGATCGCCGACGAGACCACCGGCCGGGCCGTGGTCGTCGATCCGCGCCGGGACGTCGCCGAGTACCTGACCGACGCCGAAGCGCACGGCCTGACGATCGAGGCCGTCATCAACACGCATTTCCACGCCGACTTCATCGCCGGGCACCTCGAGCTGGCCGCCAAGACCGGCGCTTGGATCGGGTACGGGCAGCGCGCCGAGGCCGACTACCCGATCCGCAAGCTGGCCGACGGCGAACGCATCAGCCTCGGCGACGTCACGTTGCAGGTCCTGGAAACCCCCGGCCACACCCCGGAATCGATCAGCATCCTGGTCCACGAGCACGCCGGCGACCAGGTGCCGTACGCGGTGCTGACCGGCGACGCCCTGTTCATCGGCGACGTCGGCCGTCCGGACCTGCTCGCCTCGCTCGGCCACACCGCCGAGCAACTCGGCACCATGCTGTACGACAGCGTGCAGCACAAACTCATGAGCCTGCCCGACACCGTCCGGGTCTTCCCCGCCCACGGCGCCGGATCCGCCTGCGGCAAGAACCTGTCCACCGAGCGCGCCTCCACCATCGGGCGGCAACGGGCCACCAACTACGCCTGCGCACCGATGAGCGCCGAGCAGTTCCTCGCCCTGGTCACCGAGGGTCAACCCGCCGCGCCCGGCTACTTCGTGCACGACGCGGTTCTCAACCGCCGCGAGCATCCGCTGTTCGACCTCGAGAAGCCGCCGACCCCGCTGGCCCTCAACGAGTTCCGGGCCGAGCAGGCCAACGGCGCCGTCGTCCTGGATACCCGCGACGCCCCCGACTTCGCCGCCGGCCACCTGCGCGGCTCGCTCAACGTCCCGGCCGACGGGCGCTTCGCCGAGACCGCCGGCACCGTCGTCAAACCCGGCGACCGCATTCTCATCGTCGCCGCCCAGGACCGCGAGGAAGAGATCGTCACCCGGCTCGCCCGCATCGGCCTCGACAACGTGGCCGGCTACCTGCGCGAGCCCGAGGCCACCTTCCTCACCGTGCCCGACCTGATCGACCGGGCCAGCCGGCTGACCGTCACCGAACTGAGCGCCGCGCTTGCCGCCCGACGGTCGCTGATCGTCCTGGATGTGCGCAACCCCGGCGAGGTCGCCGCCGGCGCCGTCGAGGGCGCCCGGCGCATCCCGCTCGCCCAGCTACCCGCCCGGCTGGCCGAGATCCCCACCGACCGGCCCGTGGTCGTCTGCTGCCGCAGTGGCTACCGCTCGTCGGTCGCCGCCAGCCTGCTGCGCCGCGCCGGCCACCCCGACGTCTCCGACCTGCTCGGTGGCTATCTGGCTTGGGAAGCCGCCCACCAGCCCACCACCGCCTGA
- a CDS encoding universal stress protein, with product MATFADAPVVVGVDGSPSSLDAVDLAAHEAELRGLRLHIVHAFAWPPALVAARPAAPGAAEPATLLRAEAAAVVEQAGVRAAKAAPGVTVTTEVADGPAAFVLLERSRRAGLIVVGDRGRGRFDGILAGTVATQLATYGSCPVIVVRGHARTGGPVVVGVDGSPRSARALEFAAEEAHHRSVELVAVHVWRTPSPAAPGAEIPLVYDLDLLEAEEGRQLAAALDGLSDRHPGLSVRPELGRGATGQVLTSWSRQAQLMVVGDRGHGGFVGLLLGSVSQYLIYHGACPVAVVRDNRRHG from the coding sequence ATGGCGACATTCGCTGACGCACCGGTGGTTGTCGGCGTGGACGGCTCACCGTCAAGCCTGGACGCCGTTGACCTGGCCGCGCACGAAGCCGAGTTGCGCGGTCTTCGTCTGCACATCGTCCATGCCTTCGCCTGGCCGCCGGCGCTGGTTGCGGCCCGGCCCGCGGCGCCGGGAGCCGCTGAGCCGGCCACCCTGCTGCGGGCCGAGGCCGCCGCAGTCGTCGAGCAGGCCGGAGTGCGCGCCGCGAAGGCGGCGCCGGGTGTCACGGTCACCACCGAGGTGGCGGACGGCCCTGCCGCGTTCGTCCTGCTCGAACGCAGCCGCCGGGCTGGCCTCATCGTCGTAGGCGACCGGGGCCGAGGACGTTTCGACGGCATTCTGGCCGGCACGGTCGCGACGCAGCTGGCTACGTACGGCAGCTGCCCGGTCATCGTCGTGCGGGGGCACGCCAGAACTGGCGGTCCCGTGGTCGTCGGGGTCGATGGATCACCGAGGTCGGCTCGTGCGCTCGAGTTCGCGGCCGAAGAGGCACACCACCGCAGCGTCGAGTTGGTCGCCGTGCACGTGTGGCGTACGCCGTCGCCGGCCGCTCCGGGGGCGGAGATACCGCTGGTTTACGACCTTGACCTGCTCGAAGCCGAAGAGGGCCGGCAGCTGGCCGCGGCGCTGGACGGTCTCAGCGACCGCCACCCGGGCCTGTCGGTGCGGCCTGAGCTGGGGCGAGGCGCGACCGGGCAGGTGCTGACTTCCTGGTCACGGCAGGCCCAGCTGATGGTCGTCGGTGACCGCGGTCATGGTGGCTTCGTCGGCCTGCTGCTCGGATCGGTGAGCCAGTATCTGATCTACCACGGCGCCTGCCCGGTCGCAGTCGTGCGCGACAACCGTCGGCACGGCTGA
- a CDS encoding NAD(P)/FAD-dependent oxidoreductase: MRSKVLVLGGNFGGLTAAIAVKHELHGDVDVTVLSDRDRFLFNPSLIWLPFGKRTPDNITFPVAPTFEAAGVEFVRDAADLIDPAAKTVRTASGKVFPYDYLIIATGTRENLDAVDGLRENSNWITSLDAAVRTGEAWKRFRQAPGDIVIGATQGASCFGAAYEFLFNTSYQLRKAGLKRQAKITYVTAEPFLGHFGIGGLPHGEQLLGMFLRKENIDFRTDVAMSTVEDGAVVTADGSKIPYAFAMIVPPFAGQDFLRRTDGLTNTGGYVEVRDTYQSKRYDDIYAVGLAAAVQAPWTTPTPVGVPKTGLPTEQMAHVAAKNVAAQIRGEQPGAHKSFGDIPAVCVMDAGNNGVLILADKMLPPRKHGVLIPGPQNHAFKLAFEKYYLWKMKGGHVSLP, encoded by the coding sequence ATGCGTTCCAAAGTGCTGGTCCTCGGCGGAAATTTCGGCGGGCTGACCGCGGCGATCGCGGTGAAACACGAGCTGCACGGTGACGTCGACGTGACGGTTCTCAGCGACCGCGACCGGTTCTTGTTCAACCCGTCGCTGATCTGGCTGCCGTTCGGCAAGCGCACCCCGGACAACATCACCTTCCCGGTCGCACCGACCTTCGAGGCGGCCGGCGTCGAATTCGTCCGCGACGCCGCCGACCTGATCGACCCGGCCGCGAAGACCGTGCGCACCGCGTCCGGCAAGGTCTTCCCGTACGACTACCTGATCATCGCAACCGGCACCCGGGAGAACCTGGACGCGGTCGACGGGCTGCGGGAGAACTCGAACTGGATCACCTCCCTCGACGCGGCGGTCCGCACCGGCGAGGCGTGGAAGCGGTTCCGCCAGGCGCCGGGCGACATCGTCATCGGCGCGACACAGGGCGCCAGCTGCTTCGGCGCCGCGTACGAGTTCCTGTTCAACACCTCCTACCAGCTACGCAAGGCCGGGCTGAAGCGGCAGGCGAAGATCACGTACGTGACCGCGGAGCCGTTCCTGGGCCACTTCGGCATCGGCGGCCTGCCGCACGGCGAGCAGCTGCTGGGAATGTTCCTGCGCAAGGAGAACATCGACTTCCGCACCGATGTGGCCATGAGCACGGTCGAGGACGGCGCGGTCGTCACCGCCGACGGCAGCAAGATTCCGTACGCGTTCGCGATGATCGTGCCCCCGTTCGCCGGCCAGGACTTCCTGCGCCGCACCGACGGGTTGACGAACACCGGTGGCTACGTCGAGGTCCGCGACACCTACCAGAGCAAACGGTACGACGACATCTACGCGGTCGGGCTCGCCGCCGCCGTGCAAGCGCCCTGGACCACGCCCACCCCGGTCGGCGTGCCCAAAACCGGTCTGCCGACCGAGCAGATGGCCCACGTCGCGGCGAAGAACGTCGCCGCTCAGATCCGCGGCGAGCAGCCGGGCGCCCACAAGAGCTTCGGCGACATCCCCGCCGTGTGCGTCATGGACGCCGGCAACAACGGCGTGCTCATCCTGGCCGACAAGATGCTCCCGCCCCGCAAACACGGCGTGCTCATCCCCGGCCCGCAGAACCACGCCTTCAAGCTGGCCTTCGAGAAGTACTACCTGTGGAAGATGAAGGGCGGCCACGTCAGCTTGCCCTGA
- a CDS encoding response regulator transcription factor — protein sequence MTRILVVDDQPNIVDMLATVLRFHGFAVDTAGTAAEALKRAAEQRPDLVLLDVMLPDGDGRDVCRRLRGDGVTAGVVFLTARDARDDQIAGLTYGGDDWITKPFDVDLLLARVRAVLRRTGAPAVANRVLRYADVTLDPDNLEVRRAGEPVQLSPTELKLLRYFLENPARVLSRQELLRAVWEYDVEAGSNVVDTYVGYLRRKLDRLGPSLLVTHRGFGYALRESKP from the coding sequence ATGACCCGCATCCTCGTCGTCGACGATCAGCCCAACATCGTTGACATGCTCGCCACCGTGCTGCGCTTCCACGGCTTCGCGGTCGACACGGCCGGCACCGCCGCCGAGGCGCTGAAGCGGGCCGCCGAGCAGCGGCCCGATCTGGTGCTGCTCGACGTGATGCTGCCCGACGGCGACGGCCGGGACGTGTGCCGGCGGCTGCGTGGCGACGGCGTCACGGCCGGTGTGGTGTTCCTGACCGCCCGGGACGCGCGGGACGACCAGATCGCGGGGCTCACCTACGGCGGCGACGACTGGATCACCAAGCCGTTCGACGTCGACCTGCTGCTCGCCCGGGTGCGGGCGGTGCTGCGCCGCACCGGGGCCCCCGCCGTCGCGAACCGGGTCCTGCGCTACGCCGACGTGACGCTCGACCCTGACAACCTCGAGGTGCGCCGGGCGGGCGAGCCGGTGCAACTTTCCCCGACCGAGCTGAAGCTCCTGCGCTACTTCCTCGAGAACCCGGCGCGGGTGCTGTCCCGGCAGGAGCTGCTGCGGGCGGTGTGGGAGTACGACGTGGAGGCGGGCTCCAACGTCGTCGACACCTACGTCGGCTACCTGCGGCGCAAGCTCGACCGGCTCGGGCCGTCGCTGCTGGTCACGCACCGCGGCTTCGGTTACGCGCTGCGCGAGTCGAAGCCGTGA
- a CDS encoding sensor histidine kinase, with product MTLRRSLLIVVAGLTVAALLIVTATAVLGMRQYLLNRTDEQLAAAAVLARSRTELLVGDPEMRGEAIRQVVSVTDYVVEIRTAGAGTIRVVSGAPLPARPLLDQASAAGEEPQNVAGYRAVITHDGDYTVLVALSLQPLRDTVQRLLLVAGVTSLIVLALLMLIARLLIARRLRPLDAITATATDIAGGDLVRPVPSLAGPRTEVGRLTSAINKMLAQIQEAIGAWQRSESRMRSFVADASHELRTPVTSIQGYAQLIRTGVVDVRERPDVLRRLEEEATRMGTLVNALLYLAQLDASPELRRAPVDLARLARDAVADASAVEPDRPLSAETPAECVVTGDEDSLRQVLANLLANVRAHTPPGAAAVVRVGPTPDGRFVRVEVTDEGPGMDAKTARHAFERFWRADRGRTAGGGAGLGLAIVADVVASHGGKAGIDGSTVWFTLPRDS from the coding sequence GTGACGCTGCGGCGCTCGCTGCTGATCGTCGTGGCCGGGCTGACCGTGGCGGCATTGCTGATCGTCACGGCCACCGCCGTGCTCGGCATGCGGCAGTATCTTCTGAACCGCACCGACGAGCAGCTGGCCGCGGCGGCCGTGCTGGCCCGATCCCGCACCGAGCTGCTGGTCGGCGACCCGGAAATGCGCGGCGAGGCGATCCGGCAGGTCGTCTCTGTCACCGACTACGTCGTCGAGATCCGCACCGCCGGCGCCGGCACCATCCGGGTGGTGTCGGGCGCGCCCCTGCCGGCGAGACCGCTGCTCGACCAGGCCTCGGCCGCGGGCGAGGAACCGCAGAACGTAGCCGGTTATCGCGCCGTCATCACCCACGACGGCGACTACACGGTGCTGGTCGCGCTGTCGTTGCAGCCGCTGCGCGATACGGTCCAACGGTTGCTCCTGGTCGCCGGGGTCACATCATTGATCGTGCTGGCGTTGCTGATGCTGATCGCCCGGCTGCTCATCGCCCGCCGCCTGCGCCCGCTCGACGCCATCACCGCCACCGCGACCGACATCGCCGGCGGTGACCTCGTCCGGCCGGTGCCGTCGCTGGCCGGCCCGCGCACCGAGGTCGGCCGGCTCACCTCGGCGATCAACAAGATGCTCGCGCAGATCCAGGAGGCGATCGGCGCCTGGCAACGCTCGGAGAGCCGGATGCGCTCCTTCGTCGCCGACGCCTCTCACGAGCTGCGTACCCCGGTCACCTCGATCCAGGGGTACGCGCAGCTCATCCGTACGGGGGTGGTCGACGTGCGGGAACGCCCGGACGTGCTGCGCCGGCTGGAGGAGGAGGCGACCCGGATGGGAACTCTGGTCAACGCGCTGCTCTACCTGGCTCAGCTCGACGCCTCCCCGGAGCTGCGGCGGGCGCCCGTCGACCTCGCCCGGCTGGCCCGGGACGCGGTGGCGGACGCGTCCGCCGTCGAACCGGACCGGCCGTTGTCGGCCGAGACCCCGGCGGAGTGCGTGGTCACCGGCGACGAGGATTCTCTGCGCCAGGTGCTCGCCAATCTGCTGGCCAACGTGCGCGCTCACACGCCACCGGGTGCTGCGGCGGTCGTCCGCGTCGGCCCCACCCCGGACGGACGTTTCGTGCGCGTCGAGGTCACCGACGAGGGGCCGGGCATGGACGCGAAGACGGCCCGGCACGCGTTCGAGCGTTTCTGGCGGGCCGACCGGGGGCGCACGGCCGGCGGCGGCGCTGGGCTCGGGCTGGCGATCGTCGCCGACGTGGTGGCGAGCCACGGCGGCAAGGCCGGCATCGACGGCTCGACCGTCTGGTTCACCCTGCCCCGCGATTCTTGA
- a CDS encoding LmeA family phospholipid-binding protein, whose amino-acid sequence MPRKQVIIGAVVAAVLALPVAADRIAASVVEHRLASRLQCAAGLETAPDVHLGGFPALTQLASQSLDEIRVQARDVALSKITVGRLEAEAEHVSLTGGSVGAGAVTVDATIPYSELTGLGTSRTNGSGSEDGGQSSEGGAAGTRGGGKRGGLTAGDLRIVGADGTQRLVLQADVTVRGLKLPATVFADVALAGDRLTVTPAEVELSSFGLRLPASRLPAATSQARTVDLPALPGGLTYRSVSPAADGLRVVAGGTDLHLEPNGKTNRDKTCGGTA is encoded by the coding sequence GTGCCCAGAAAACAAGTGATCATCGGCGCGGTCGTGGCCGCCGTCCTCGCGCTTCCCGTCGCTGCCGATCGGATCGCCGCGTCCGTCGTCGAGCATCGGCTGGCGTCGCGGCTGCAGTGCGCGGCCGGCCTCGAGACCGCGCCCGACGTGCACCTCGGCGGCTTCCCGGCGCTCACCCAGCTCGCGAGCCAATCCCTCGACGAGATCCGCGTCCAAGCCCGGGACGTTGCCCTTTCCAAGATCACCGTAGGGCGCCTCGAAGCCGAGGCCGAGCACGTGAGCCTCACCGGCGGCAGCGTCGGCGCCGGCGCGGTCACGGTCGACGCGACGATCCCTTACAGCGAGCTGACGGGCCTCGGCACCAGCAGGACGAACGGTTCCGGCTCCGAGGACGGCGGTCAGAGTTCGGAGGGCGGCGCGGCCGGGACCAGGGGCGGTGGCAAGCGTGGGGGTCTCACCGCCGGCGACCTGCGGATCGTCGGGGCCGATGGCACGCAGCGGCTGGTCCTGCAGGCCGACGTGACGGTGCGGGGCCTCAAGCTGCCCGCGACCGTCTTCGCCGACGTCGCACTGGCCGGCGATCGGCTCACGGTCACCCCGGCCGAGGTCGAGCTGTCGTCGTTCGGTCTGCGCCTGCCCGCCTCACGCCTGCCCGCGGCCACGTCGCAGGCGCGCACCGTCGACCTTCCCGCGCTGCCGGGCGGCCTCACGTACCGGTCGGTGTCCCCGGCCGCCGACGGCCTGCGGGTCGTCGCCGGCGGCACCGATCTGCACCTCGAACCCAACGGCAAGACCAACAGGGACAAGACCTGCGGAGGTACGGCGTGA